The Funiculus sociatus GB2-C1 region CTCCTAGAGGGTTATTCAGCACCTTGTCTAAAAACAGAGCATTCACCTTTATTTCTTGCGTCAGCACCTTTCTTAATTCTTCAGGGTTTTTTCCAGCCATAGCTAGATAAGCACGCAACGCCGGCGAAAGTTCCCCAGTTTCCACAAAAGTTGTGAGTTCGGGAACCGATATTGATTCTCTGAGAATGCTGTATTTTAGCACCACCGATTCGGCAGCATCCGCAGGAGTGGCAAAGAGCCAAACCCCTGCAACAGCAGCTAAACAAACGAGACGCATTGACAGCAATAGATAGCGCATAGGGAACCAAAAAATCT contains the following coding sequences:
- a CDS encoding alpha/beta hydrolase, whose product is MRYLLLSMRLVCLAAVAGVWLFATPADAAESVVLKYSILRESISVPELTTFVETGELSPALRAYLAMAGKNPEELRKVLTQEIKVNALFLDKVLNNPLGEIALTQVSDVIHTGSGANVQALRGALMSSALPNNKITLIEVLQNYPTPEVHVEGDRLADVYKQVRRLAEGLPNLGDLIK